attttcttggattcttccatagtagcatccgttatgACCTAGGTAACAACTCCAATAGcaccagcggtgctttagaggggcttaagagcattttattgacgatgcaataggaattaggcgattttgccagtttttcgtgtgttaacccattgattttttaggtgtcgggggtacgggttaaattttcttggattctttcatagtagcgtctgttaccaactagggaacaactccagtagcaccggcggtgctttagaggttTTAGGAACATTTTACTAGCGACGTactagaaattaggcaattttgctagttttttttgtgtgttagcccaccaattttttaggtgccggggttcgggccgaattttcttggaatattccatagtagagtccgtaacgacctggtgaacaaatttagtagccccgaaggtgctttagaggggtttaggagcattttattgttgacgcaataggtattaggcgattttgccagtttttcgtgtgtgttagcctacagattttttaggtactggggTCCGGGTTGagatttcttagattcttccaaagtatcatccgtaacaacttagggaatgactcgagtagccccggcggcgctttagagttgtttaggagcattttattagcgatgcaataggagttaggcaattttgccagtttttcgtgtgtgttagcccacagattttttaggtgccgggggtttgggtagaattttcttggattatttcattgtagcattcgtaacgacctaggtaacaactctagtagccccgatgatgctttagaggggtttaggagcattttattggcgacgcaatagaaattaggcgattttgtggctttttcgtgtgtgttagcccacagattttttagatgttgggggtccgggtttaattttcttggatatttccatagtagcatccgtaacaaactggggaacgactctagtatccccaaAGGCACTTTGGAGGGGtctagaagcattttattggtaatgaaataggaattaggcaattttgccagttgttcatgtgtgttagcccacagatttttaaggtgtcgggggtttgggtcgaattttcttggattcttccatagtaccatccgtaacgacctagggaatgccTCTAGTAGCCCCCATGGTTctttagaagagtttaggagcattttattggcgacgcaataggaattaggcaattttgccagtttttcgtgtgtgttagcccacggattttttaggtgccgggggtctgggttgaattttcttggattctttcattgtagaattcgtaacgacctagggaacgactctagtagccccagtgacgctttagaggggtttaggagcattttattggcgatgcaatatgaattaggcgattttgccagtttttcgtgtgtgttaacccacagattttttaggtgtcgggggttcgagttgaattttcttggactcttccatcttagcatccgtaacaacctagggaatgactccagtagccctggaggcgctttagaggggtttagaagcattttattggcgacgcaataggaattaggcgattttgtcagttttttgtgtgtgcccacagattttttaggtgtcgggggtccgggctAAATTTTTtgggattcttccatattagcgtccgtaacgacctggagaacgaatctagtagccccagaggtgctttagagggtttaggagcattttgttggcaatgaaataggaattaggcgattttgtcagtttttcgtgtgtgttagcccacgaattttttaggtgccggaggttcgggtcgaattttcttggatttttccatagtagcatccgtaacgacctagggaatgactccagtagcctacACGgttctttagaagggtttaggagtattttattggcaacacaataggaattaggtaatttttccagtatttcgtgtgtgttagcccacagattttttaggtgccgggggtctgggttgaattttcttggattcttccattgtagcatttgtaacgacttagggaacgactccagtagagttttaaaaattattaggaCTTTAAATTGAATCTGAAAAAGAAATTAGAAGTTTTCGTTCGTGACATTCTAGGCACAATTTTCACATCATAAGAAAGAAAGTCTTAGACCATAGTGACATATTTTATGATCGTGCAACAAAAAACAAATAGTATTACTAATGGTATTTTGAAAGTCTAAGGTGACGTGTTTGTTAGGTGAAAGGAGTAATTACACTCTTCAATTTTTAAGGAGGAGATGAGAATTAGGTataattacatcattaaatcGGTAGTCCATCCATTCACTTTTACTGATCAACATTTTATAATGtatcttttcatcatattaatatgaaaatgaactgcaatttataatatttttcatacagttttcaaatatctaaattttaaaatagtaatttgattcaatttatttttgaacattAGTCAAATTGATTCTAGTAAATAAAACGTAACAAGTAAAAGTGACGAGAGAGAGTAATTAATATGATAAAAGATGTATATAAATATAAGTGCCTCAGATTCTGTATGCATTGTTTAACTACTAACTTAAGTTCACCAATGCACGACAACACAACCAGAAAGATAATCCGTTAGTTGCCAAGAAATCTGAGTAGGTATACATAAACCTTCAGAATCTTCAATGGCAACCAGATGACATTTTTGGTATCGCGCAACACGCCATCATCTCATAAAACACGACTCACACGACTTGCAATGTGTGTGCTTGTAGCGCGTCTTGCAGGCACTTTACTGCACCAGTGTAATTAAGAAATCCCATAAACCAAAATTCATGGTTGTCAACAGATATAACTTGGATGTACTTTTCTAATGAATTGGTTCTGCTCGATGAAGGATAAATTGCTTTAAGCTGATGCAATGGGATAATTACCTGCTCGTATCAATAGCAAACAGACAGAAATGTTAAAATACAGTTCCTCATATGACATTGTATATATGAATGATGCATAAATATCCAAAACGAACAAGAAATTAGATCTCCGAGTAAGTAAAACTAGGTAGGAAGATATTGCCATTTGCCAAGAGAGGAAATGGAAGTGGATTAGGAACTTCCTTTGCGTTGAGGTAAGAATGCAAACGAGCAGATTATATGGAATGAGTTACATTTGAAGCAAACGATTGAGAATCTTTAGGAAGCTAAAGTAAATAACCAGGGGAGGCTGAGAAATGAACAGAGATATACCTTGTAATAGCTCCATTCAGTCTTGTTTTCGGTTGTGTAGGGGAGGGGGTTATCACTACAAAATGCAAGTTTTGCAGTAGATAAATATAACACTCCCATTACTGGACCAGCTGATGTTGATAAATAACAAGCATATGAATTCCGAAGTTGCTCTTCAGGATCTGCCTCAAATGTTTGGCGGAATATCTTGTCATAACCACCTTCAGCCAGAACCTTTGTTCCCTGAGCAATTCTTCCTAAGGCAGCATCAGCAATACTAGGGCTTGTTTTCACTATACAAGTCaacgaaaaaaaaattaagttattGCATCCGTAAAGGTAGCGGTAACATCTCCTTACAATCCACCTTCCCAGACCCAACTATGGGATTACGTTGGGTATGCTGTTGTTGAGTGAGTGGGTGGGAGTTAACACTTCTAATTCTCATATGCGTTGAATACAATCGCCATGTACTCAAAAGAGAAACCGGGAAAATCTCACCAGGCTACTCATACATAACATGCAATGAAAACAAGCAATTGCAGGCCTTATAAGGAAGTAATTCCAAGAAATTGCTTGTCTTTCTTCTGCTACTCATATTTAAAACTTCATCATTAATACACATAAAAATAGGGCCTTTATATCCATTTATGAGTTCCTCCAAAGAGGTTTTTGTTAGACAACAAAAATAAACTCTTTATCCATACTATATAACAGGGGTAAAACATAATACGATCAAGTAAAACATATCGAGGGTGTATAACAACGGTATATTTGGCCCTTTTCCAAAAAGGAAAATACAGTAGTGAAGCAATCATAATGATAACGGAGAAGAGAAACAGTAGCAACAACAATTAATACGATAGCCAAAGCAAATGAAACGATAAGAAGACTTACAATGTTGCCATGTATTGCCAGCAATATCCTCAGCCTTCTTTGTTGCTTCACCAACCTTCTTTCCCCATCTACCAAGTACATCTTTAACACCTTCCATTTTATCTGATAACAAATATCTTCAAATTAAATACTCCCccgtcccaatttatatgacacaaTTTCTTTTTAGCTAATCCAAAAAGAAcaacacatttttatatttagtataacaatttagcttgaaaatatttatttaaccACACAAACATCTTGTTTTAAAATCCGTATCAACtgaaaaaatatcacataaattaggaCGGAACCACGGAGGGGTATGTATTCGtgaatatttatgtatatttcataTGGATATATAGACATGTGATTTTGAATGTGTATGTATATacgtatagagagaagaaaagatACTAACTTTTGACATTGAAGGAACCGGAATTGTTCGCCGGAGCGGGAGAATGAGCTAAGTAAGGATTCGATCCCCGGTTGCCGGTTGTTCTCTGCACCGACGACTCAGTCACCAATTCCTCGCTCCAGTGCACCGATTTCTTCGATTTATTCAAACTGTCCACCGATTTGATACCTTCATTTTCGTTATTACCTATTTGATTCTCATTTACAGAGGCCATAGTAATAGTATTGTCCTGTTGCACACGTTTCGGATCCGGTTTCGCACCTTGATCGGGATTCATATCGGAGCTAATCTTCTGCTCCGAAGCCGTCGCGTTCTCTTCCCCGCCACCGCCGTTTGGCTGCTTCGTCATCTTCGCGGACGAGAGAAAAATATGTAACGTCTACAATGCGAAATTACTATCTAGCGTGATAAGGCGGTGCGTCGGAACCTTTGGCCGATTCTGGAATTTTCCGATTTGGTTCCTATTAAGTCGGGAGAGAGGGAGAGACCGGCGAATTAACGCGGGAAGATACTATACGAGGGTCCGTATTCGGACCTCTGGTTTGTCTGCCGCCTAATTTTCCCTttgatatatttgtatttttttcaaaaacaaaaaatcggaaaataaaacaattttaaATACAGAAAAATTGACAGACAAATACCCTTCGGACATTTTGTTTataaaataagtatatatattgGGACGTCCTTTGTTTCTAGTTTGTGTCCGACTGTTCTTCTTGGAGGTATGATCGGTAACGTGCGAGCACATGAATTAGaagaattttttataaaatatatgtagCCTCGATACGATTCACGACATATTTGTAGTATTTAGGGATCACTCAaacaaaattatttgatttttttttattttttttcgtatgtgttaatcTATAAATTTTTCGATGTTATGTCTTTCGATTAATTTTCTTGTGAAACATTTATGAGACCTTCCGTAACTATCCGGGGAGAAATATGTGTAGCCTCGACACGTTTCACGACAtgttttggtgatatgactttcgttaaaaaaaaattgttaaaccTTTATGAGACCCTCCATTAGTATCTGGGGGAGCAGTATGTATAGCCTCGACACGATCTACcacatatttataaaatttaggGGTTACTCAAgaaaaattagacaattttatcatatttatagcattgatttgctttaatttttaatttggtTGATATTTGGTGATTTATGTTCACCCCACAGTTAACTCTCGGGTGCCGTCTAAGTACAGATTGACAAGATCCTCATGTATAACACTAATTATTTGGGTTGAGGTCATGTGAGACATATTTATAACCATCGTTACCTTTTCGGCCAAACACAGAGAGATTCTAAAATTATCACAATACTTTATTTAGACagtttaaattatatacatagTGTGTCTATTAAACACACTTGTTGTCATGACATAATGTGTATTTTACACCTCCTTTTAGCATTCGGAGTGACACATTGAACTATCGTGATAACCCCCTTCGTTATTACCTTTTTCTACGTCATGCTTCTATCGATGAtagagttaaaaaaaattattaaaaaattttaaatataaaaatataaactcacaaaaaaattaagaaaattcaataatattactatatataataatttaaattatatatgcaCAATACATTTTTTATCGAAGAAAATTTGAATAAACCCTTGACTCTGCCGTGGCTTCTACCAATAGTGAATAGAAGTCCAAAATCAGTAGCTTGTTGCTCTGTTAGTCttcaattcaatttcatatATTTGATTTCAAAGGCTGAAAACgacaagaaataaataaataaaattaccaTTATCTTCTTTGTGTGctttgaaaaaaaagagaggaggatataattaaataaaaagttcCAAACGATCCCACTATGTCGACCTTTTCACGGTTTCGACGCAACACAAAAGTCGTtacattataataaaaaatagtataatgatttcaaatatttcaattggaacaattatttatatgttatgAAGGTGGATTGTCCACCTTATGAAAATGGATTGTCCCTTGTAcgcattatttttatattatttttttcatttctataAATACCATATTTTGGCATTGTAATAGAATGAACAAGAAAAATAACTTAAGCTTCCTCTCTCATCTTCATATTTTCTACTTCTTGAATTGTgaagttatttaattttttgcTTCTCTATTCTCCTTCTACTTTCTCTAAAATATTTTGCCACAATAATTTTTATAACATTATATACATTTTCCCCTTTATTTACTCATTATTTGATCTGATCGATCCGATCATAATATTGAAAGACGGACTGTTTCCTCGAAAATTAAACATTGCAACTACGAAAACCATTTAGAAATGATAATTGAGGCAGGACACGACGAGACGGGGCAAGGTAGGACTAACTCTTGACGAGGTAGGGAAAACTTAAACAAGACGGAGAAAGACGGGGCAAAATTAATTTTGCTAAGCAATCAAATGAAAAAAGTATTAAACATAGGATAGCATAGGATGGAGCAGGCAGagcaaaattttgaaaaaatagtaaatgaggTAAGATATGACAAGTTAAATTTAACGATCAAGACTTATGATACATTGGAAGAATTCATTGAATCTTCCAATATCAATAAGTTGATTGTTTCGCTCTTATATCTTtccaaagaaaaaaatgaatttgaaaaaagaatACTTGGATTCTCCGAATAACTAAAAAGCATagcatacttgaatttaattggGGTTCGCGCTCACCCGCCTCGATTGCCATCTCTAAACACTCGTACTCTTTTTTCATTCATTCTAATTTCTATCTAAGAAAATCATGAGAAGGAAGATTAAggttttttaaaaagaagaattaaccagggtgggggtgggggttatGTTTCTTATGACTTCGTTACGTTTAATTCTGTTTGCTAGTAATAAAGGGTTACAATACATGTATTTTGAGAGTATAACAAATAACAGTTTTTATTGAGATGTGTAAGTAAAAAATCATCactatatcataaacttgtttaTGTATTTGTCCTATTGTATAAGATAAATCATTGAAAAATTGAGAGTTAAATAGAGCCAAATTATCCcctcataattaaaatatacaaaaataccCCTCAAGTAGATAAAATCTTCCAAATTGACTTAAAATATCGGATTTCGATTAAATCTAACCATTCTCCCCATTTAATTCCTTAATCGTAATTGGTTTTGAACACTACAAATACCACAATTATGACATACAAATAGagtaaatattcataaaaataataaaacagtCAAATATCCTTCTTTATTAAATACAATAAGTATTTTGAGACGGAGAAAATATTACATGTAAGTTAAGCAACAACAAAGAAACATATCAGAAAACAAAATAACATTTGAGAATAATTCATACTGTCGATAAACTCGTGCCCTGTCTCAaagttgttgaatttttttctataaatccAAGCATTATTTCAAGGCTGCTATCATCTGCAAAGATAAAATAAAGGTATAATAATTAACTATAGTTCCACTCAATTATTTGAAAACTTTAACATTTTTTTCCATGttaaattatatgaaaactcataCTTCAATTTTCGAATTCATTTTTTTGACTGGATGACAATAAAAATCAAGTCGAAAGTTAATGAGTCCTACTCCAAATGAATTCAGAATTCTGAATTTATGGATtcattatttcataaaagatcaCTTTTAGAGTTAAGATTTAAGCTATTGAATTCTGTTGAACTTGTAATTAGAACTCTAGCTCTGCCTGTAGGGGTTAAAAGTTACTCACCTAGTTTGGGTATGGTATGTCCTTTAGAATGGTGAATCACTTGTGGATCCACAAAACACTCCAGCAGAACTTCACCATCTTTTCTCTGGAAATCTGCCTCTccttcaaaaaattaaaataaatgcaTTTATATACTATTTGTATTGAAGAAGGAGAATCTTGGAGTACCAGTAAAGTTGCCCTCCTGTGACTTATAGATCACGGGTTCAAGCTGTAGAAACAAACACTAATAATGCATTACAGTAAGTTGTTTATATCACACCCCTTGGAGTGCGTCCCTTTTCCGGACCCTGTTAATGCGGAGTATGCAAAGAAGGCAAAGAATCATGAAAGGACTTTTTGgcataattttaaattgaaataACTAATAAGGTGAGTATGAATTTGGTAAGACGATgatctaaattaaagttgaacTTAAATGGAGAAGCAAGGGTTCATATAACTGACCTCAACTTGTTTGAAATAGAGGAGTAATTATCGTTATAATAAGGTAATTATGGAGATAATAACTAGTAATATAATATGAGGGCCAAAGCTGCCCAAATATTAACTCCATAGCGAACAAAGCTTAAACCGAAAATCTCAGTTAAGGATGAATGAGTACTTACCGATTCACCACAACAACACTGATCAATAGTCTCTAAAGTAACTGCATAAAACAAATAGTGATGTGATAAAAGTACCTAAGAAGTGAAGGGATGGGCAGTTAATTGGAGATGAAAATGCATTTGCAGCCAATTTTGGTATCCCATAAGTTGGTCCTCCAAATTTAGCCCCTGATATTAGTATCACAAACTTTATTTTTGGAACTTTTGTTAGAGCCACTCCTTCCCTTTGCATGCCTGGAATTGCTGCACCTAAAACAGCTCCCTATTTCCACCATACATTCACCAAAAGAAACAGATAAAATGTTAGAGGACggacaagaaaagggagatcGGTTGTAATATCTAACTAAGCACATTGAACCTTCAATTAGTTGAAGACGTAGTGCACATTTCATCCTTCTGCTTGTGAGACTTTTCAAAGTCGCTGAATTATCAGTCGTTATATTATTTAATTGACTATGTGCAATGTTAAAGTGTGTATTCATCATACTCAGTGTAGTTTTATAAAGTAAGATCTGAGGAGGATAGAATATACGCAAACCTTATCCCCTAACttagaggtagagaggttgttccGATAGACCTTCAGCTCAAAGAAAAACAGTTCAAAGCAGTCCAGAAATGTATTCTTACACAATCTTTGAAGGTTATACAGTTTCAAACATaatctaaatataatatatttcctATATAAAGAGACCAAAATGATGAGGAGAATAATGTTCATGGACTTCTAAGTTTTTTGTCCTATTTCTGGAATGATTCCGTTGATTAAAAGTGTGTTATTTGCAATCCAAAAATATTAATCGCAAGCACATCTTATTGAAGGCTTGaagccaacaacaacatacttagTGTAATCTTACAAGTGGGGTCAGAGGAAGGTAAAATGCACGCATACCTTACCCCTAACTTTTGGGGTAGAGGTGTTTCCCGTAGACCAATGGCTCAAAATAAGTGTAATAGTAGCCATTTGTCGGAAAATATTGTGGACCGGTAGTACCACTAAATGTCTAAGAAAGCTCTTATAGCACGGGAGAGATTATATGATATCCTAAGAGAGCTGGTGGTCCAAATGTACTGGACAAACAAAGATATGGAACAGAGCTGCCATTTTTAAGTTGTTGTGGAATTTGCGCGGTAAAAAGGATAAGCTATGGGTTGCCTGGGTACACACTTACTACACAAAAGAAGGGACCATATGTGGTGCTCAATGTAAGCAAGGCTTCATGGATTATTAGCAAAATCCTAAATGCAAATAACTACTTGAAGGAGTAAGCTGGGAGGAGGCAGAGACagaaacactaggtgatttcttctcatTTGTCCCAACCTTAGTGGACAGAGTAACTTGGTACCTAATGCTACCTATTGCTGCggttatcaaaaaaagaaaagtaggtTGGGAGGAGGATAAACTACCTCTGGTTGCAAAGTTCTCCATAAAGAAACTCTATATGGAAATTAGAAGCAAGTTTTACCAAAGTTGAATGGAGGAAACTCGCTTTTAACAATTATGGTTGTCCAAAATGGATTTTCATATTGCAGCTGGCTAATCTGGAAAGACTGTTAACAATGGATCGATTGGCAAAATGGGGCATCGTTGACAATGATGAATGTCATTTAtgcaaaattgggaagtgagaGCCATAAATAGTCATCTGTTTTTTGAGCGCGGATTTGTGGCTATTGTATGACATAAACTACTACTTTGGCAACCCATTTCTCGCAGTATTCAAACTTGATATAAAGTATCGATTGTGTTTAGCAGGAGCAGTATATTACATATGGCAAGAAAGGAACATGTACATCTTCCAAAATATACAAAGAGAGATGCCACAGCTTTAACAAGACAACTCATTCAAGAAGTCCACAAATATGAAGAGGTGGATAgcaaagaacaacaacaacatacccagtctAATCCCACAAGTAGATTCACGGGAGAATCGGATGTACTAGACCATACCCTATCTTTG
This Solanum dulcamara chromosome 1, daSolDulc1.2, whole genome shotgun sequence DNA region includes the following protein-coding sequences:
- the LOC129898054 gene encoding GLABRA2 expression modulator-like, with the protein product MTKQPNGGGGEENATASEQKISSDMNPDQGAKPDPKRVQQDNTITMASVNENQIGNNENEGIKSVDSLNKSKKSVHWSEELVTESSVQRTTGNRGSNPYLAHSPAPANNSGSFNVKNKMEGVKDVLGRWGKKVGEATKKAEDIAGNTWQHLKTSPSIADAALGRIAQGTKVLAEGGYDKIFRQTFEADPEEQLRNSYACYLSTSAGPVMGVLYLSTAKLAFCSDNPLPYTTENKTEWSYYKVIIPLHQLKAIYPSSSRTNSLEKYIQVISVDNHEFWFMGFLNYTGAVKCLQDALQAHTLQVV
- the LOC129898096 gene encoding uncharacterized protein LOC129898096 isoform X2, translating into MEKESEIKTLRILCLHGFRGSAEIFKKLVLRWPESVTGKLDLVFLDAPFPAQGKSPLEGFFDPPYFEWFQSNKGAVLGAAIPGMQREGVALTKVPKIKFVILISGAKFGGPTYGIPKLAANAFSSPINCPSLHFLGEADFQRKDGEVLLECFVDPQVIHHSKGHTIPKLDDSSLEIMLGFIEKNSTTLRQGTSLSTV
- the LOC129898096 gene encoding uncharacterized protein LOC129898096 isoform X1; amino-acid sequence: MEKESEIKTLRILCLHGFRGSAEIFKKLVLRWPESVTGKLDLVFLDAPFPAQGKSPLEGFFDPPYFEWFQSNKDFTEFYNFEECLDYIEDFMLKNGPFDGLLGFSQGAVLGAAIPGMQREGVALTKVPKIKFVILISGAKFGGPTYGIPKLAANAFSSPINCPSLHFLGEADFQRKDGEVLLECFVDPQVIHHSKGHTIPKLDDSSLEIMLGFIEKNSTTLRQGTSLSTV